A DNA window from Sulfitobacter sp. BSw21498 contains the following coding sequences:
- a CDS encoding ABC transporter permease — MIFLRYAVWRFITMLLTLLVVSLLVFVIINLPPGDYLSNQIAELRATGQAEGVAKAEFLRHEYALDQPIWKQYLIWVGMVPGPQGFAGLIQGNFGWSFEFDRPVGEIVGDALWMTVLVNLAAVLFVYLIALPLGVLAAAKSETWVDYTAGFLGYLGLATPNFLLALILFYYGHKYFDLPIGGLMAPELEGQPMSWEKVRSVLLHLIVPTFVIGTAGAAAMMQRLRANMLDELDKPYVETAKAKGMAPARLLSKYPLRVAFNPFVADIGNLLPAMISGSVLVSVVLGLQTIGPYLLVALKSQDQFLAAFILMFVALLTLIGTMISDMLLVLLDPRIRYGARTT; from the coding sequence ATGATATTCCTCAGATACGCCGTCTGGCGTTTCATCACGATGCTGCTGACCCTTCTGGTGGTCTCACTGCTGGTGTTTGTCATTATCAACCTGCCCCCCGGCGATTACCTGTCGAACCAGATCGCTGAGCTGCGTGCCACAGGTCAGGCCGAAGGCGTCGCCAAGGCCGAGTTTTTGCGGCACGAATACGCGCTGGATCAACCGATCTGGAAACAATACCTGATCTGGGTCGGCATGGTGCCGGGGCCGCAGGGGTTTGCGGGGCTGATACAGGGCAATTTCGGCTGGTCGTTCGAATTCGACCGCCCCGTTGGCGAAATTGTCGGGGACGCCCTTTGGATGACCGTACTGGTCAATCTGGCCGCCGTATTGTTCGTCTATCTTATCGCATTACCGCTGGGGGTGCTCGCCGCGGCTAAATCCGAGACGTGGGTCGATTATACCGCCGGTTTTCTGGGCTACCTCGGGCTCGCGACGCCGAACTTCCTGCTGGCGCTGATCTTGTTCTATTACGGGCATAAATACTTTGACCTGCCGATTGGCGGGCTGATGGCCCCCGAGCTTGAAGGCCAGCCGATGTCATGGGAAAAAGTACGCTCTGTGCTGCTGCACCTGATCGTACCAACCTTTGTGATCGGCACAGCGGGCGCAGCCGCGATGATGCAGCGGCTGCGGGCGAATATGCTGGACGAGCTTGATAAACCCTATGTCGAAACCGCCAAAGCCAAAGGCATGGCCCCCGCACGGCTGCTGTCAAAATACCCGCTACGTGTGGCGTTCAACCCGTTTGTCGCCGATATCGGCAATCTGCTGCCCGCGATGATTTCGGGGTCGGTGCTGGTATCGGTTGTCCTAGGCCTGCAAACAATCGGCCCCTATCTGCTGGTTGCGCTGAAGTCCCAAGACCAATTCCTCGCCGCCTTCATCCTGATGTTCGTGGCCCTGCTGACGCTGATTGGCACGATGATCTCTGACATGCTGCTGGTCCTGCTTGATCCGCGCATCCGTTACGGGGCACGCACCACATGA
- a CDS encoding ABC transporter permease codes for MSIQPDNRFVDTTPWIDDADLSAPERAEMDASVARLMWRKFRRHKLALVSGLFLAFCYLILPVAGFIAPYTPNERNAEHIYVPPQSINLWHDGAFIGPYVYKTTGTADLVNFRWVYDTDTSKPRKIEYFCKGETYHLFALIPTDTHLFCAPDGATVFLWGSDRLGRDVFSRILYGAQLSLTVGLIGITVSFVLGIFFGSLAGYFGGKTDWLVNRAIEILRSLPELPLWLALSAAVPSNWGPVSVFFIISIILGILDWPGLARAVRSKFLSLREEEYVKAAEMMGASPARVIRKHLLPNFMSHLIASATLSIPAMILGETALSFLGLGLRAPAVSWGVMLNDAQNLASIEIYWWTAIPMLPIIVVVLAFNFLGDGLRASLDPYKS; via the coding sequence ATGAGCATCCAGCCCGACAACCGTTTTGTTGACACGACCCCTTGGATTGATGATGCCGACCTATCTGCGCCCGAACGGGCCGAGATGGACGCCTCTGTTGCGCGGCTCATGTGGCGCAAGTTCCGCCGACATAAGCTTGCCCTCGTGTCGGGGCTGTTTCTGGCGTTCTGCTATCTGATATTGCCGGTGGCGGGGTTCATCGCGCCCTATACGCCCAACGAACGCAATGCCGAACACATCTATGTGCCGCCGCAAAGCATCAACCTTTGGCACGATGGTGCCTTCATCGGCCCCTATGTCTACAAGACGACGGGAACGGCGGATCTGGTCAATTTTCGCTGGGTCTACGACACCGATACCAGCAAGCCGCGCAAGATTGAGTATTTTTGTAAGGGTGAAACCTACCACCTCTTTGCCCTCATCCCAACCGATACCCATCTGTTCTGCGCCCCGGATGGGGCCACAGTGTTTCTCTGGGGCTCGGACCGGCTGGGCCGCGATGTGTTCAGCCGCATCCTTTATGGCGCGCAGCTGTCTTTGACGGTGGGGCTGATCGGCATCACGGTCAGCTTTGTACTGGGCATCTTTTTTGGGTCACTGGCGGGCTACTTCGGTGGCAAGACGGACTGGCTGGTCAACCGCGCGATTGAAATCCTGCGGTCCTTGCCCGAGTTGCCGCTCTGGTTGGCGCTGTCGGCGGCGGTGCCGTCGAACTGGGGGCCGGTGTCGGTGTTCTTTATCATCTCGATCATCCTCGGAATTCTGGACTGGCCAGGGCTGGCGCGCGCCGTACGCTCCAAATTCCTGAGCCTACGCGAAGAGGAATACGTCAAGGCAGCCGAGATGATGGGTGCCTCGCCCGCGCGGGTGATCCGCAAACACCTACTGCCGAACTTCATGTCGCATCTGATCGCCAGCGCAACCCTATCAATCCCTGCGATGATCCTTGGTGAAACCGCGTTGAGTTTTCTTGGACTGGGCCTGCGCGCGCCTGCCGTGAGCTGGGGCGTCATGCTGAATGATGCGCAAAACCTCGCGAGCATCGAAATCTACTGGTGGACCGCCATCCCCATGCTGCCAATCATCGTGGTGGTTCTGGCGTTCAACTTCCTAGGCGACGGCCTGCGGGCCAGCCTTGACCCGTATAAATCCTGA
- a CDS encoding MBL fold metallo-hydrolase, which translates to MKQSRRQFLTTTAATAGVVTLLPYAAQAAAHGGNMFPVSGGEVKVHPVDHASFVMETPAGVIYCDPVGDVANYSDFATPDLILITHEHGDHYNAETLAGIVGDNTQIITNPAVFDMLPAALKAKANALANGENAMFNEVSIEAIPAYNTTEERKQFHPQGRDNGYIVNLADFRVYISGDTEATPDMLALENIDLAFVCMNLPFTMDATSAAAAVSTFKPAFVYPYHYRGRDDGTQDPAAFAAMVGEGIEVKMGEWY; encoded by the coding sequence ATGAAACAGTCCAGACGCCAATTCCTGACGACCACAGCTGCTACAGCCGGTGTCGTGACGCTACTGCCCTATGCCGCACAAGCCGCAGCCCACGGCGGCAACATGTTCCCCGTCAGCGGTGGCGAGGTCAAAGTTCACCCCGTCGACCACGCGTCCTTTGTGATGGAGACACCAGCCGGCGTGATCTACTGCGATCCCGTGGGCGACGTTGCGAACTACAGTGATTTTGCCACGCCCGATCTGATCTTGATCACCCACGAGCACGGTGATCACTATAATGCCGAAACGCTGGCCGGTATCGTGGGTGACAACACGCAAATCATCACCAATCCCGCCGTATTCGACATGCTGCCCGCCGCGCTAAAGGCCAAGGCGAACGCGCTGGCCAACGGCGAGAATGCGATGTTCAACGAAGTATCGATCGAAGCGATCCCCGCCTATAACACCACCGAAGAACGCAAGCAGTTCCACCCGCAAGGCCGCGACAACGGCTATATCGTGAACCTCGCCGACTTCCGCGTTTATATCTCTGGCGATACCGAAGCGACGCCGGACATGCTGGCGCTGGAAAACATCGATCTGGCGTTTGTTTGTATGAACCTGCCGTTCACCATGGACGCGACCTCGGCTGCCGCTGCGGTGTCGACCTTCAAACCCGCGTTCGTCTACCCCTATCACTACCGCGGGCGCGATGATGGCACGCAAGACCCCGCCGCCTTTGCCGCAATGGTCGGCGAAGGGATCGAAGTCAAAATGGGCGAATGGTATTAA
- a CDS encoding mechanosensitive ion channel family protein, with translation MRHFIFTLFLSLWFLSLANASTAQGVLSLLPKAQEKAASDTDTDAARLQEVIKQAAESGVSVVVVDSAGGLLNQPAPAQTGEGAQPEDVLAKDTSPLMHLQERGNQFRTALIERIVQLPDAINEVVYILRAASPDGTLWAFGKTLLIALALFAVGVVVEVEVFGKRIARRFVTAKVQEAPVGYAEKMPFLVFRFFMGIIGVLVSMLVAYVLGALLFGPLEDTAIQFTATLINIGYFVCRVAAGLWRMILSPFLTQYRIPVFSDRDAKRLHRWLWMMASLDTCAILFGIWIGELGLNYDVYAFIASLMSAAIVVANILMIWVNRRAISNALRQGKPASECSAVGRFMSRVWAPLVVAYALFAWVELTYDLVLENPSSVPLIAGAYGILVSIIVVYGVINYAIERGFARARMMRRLNALRREKQAGILPDDGDAIAADIAGADGTNALDTAAEQAALAPRQSLTSFESLARRVAGILAFVSGAYAFFFIWDTEATVMVESHADKLLDVMVILFIGYVIYHAFRIWIDSKIEAETADQPEAELGDEGSGASSASRLATLLPLFRNFVLIVLIVTIALIVLMEFGINVGPLFAGAGIVGVAVGFGSQALVRDIFAGAFFLFDDAFRKGEYLDVGGVKGTVEKISVRSFQLRHHLGALHTIPFGELQVMTNYSRDWVIMKLPLRVTYDTDVERVRKLIKKLGIELLDDPVIGDNFIQPLKSQGVIEMQDSAMIIRVKFMTKPGDQWLVRKKVYEEIRALFEREGIRFAHREVTVRLADGKVHDLSDEERNAVTAAAQASMEEEADAGPAQSEDDR, from the coding sequence ATGCGGCATTTTATCTTCACCCTCTTTTTGTCGCTTTGGTTCCTATCCCTAGCTAACGCCTCAACGGCGCAAGGGGTTCTATCCCTTTTGCCAAAAGCGCAAGAAAAAGCCGCCAGCGACACAGATACCGACGCCGCACGGCTGCAAGAGGTCATCAAACAGGCTGCCGAAAGCGGCGTAAGCGTGGTGGTCGTCGACAGCGCAGGCGGGCTGCTGAACCAGCCCGCCCCTGCCCAAACAGGCGAGGGTGCGCAGCCAGAGGACGTGCTGGCGAAAGACACCTCTCCGCTGATGCACCTGCAAGAACGCGGCAACCAATTCCGCACCGCCTTGATCGAGCGCATCGTGCAATTGCCCGACGCGATCAACGAGGTCGTCTATATCCTGCGCGCCGCAAGCCCGGATGGCACGCTGTGGGCCTTTGGTAAGACGCTGTTGATTGCGCTCGCGCTTTTTGCTGTCGGGGTCGTGGTCGAGGTAGAGGTTTTTGGCAAACGGATCGCGCGCAGGTTTGTTACCGCCAAGGTTCAGGAGGCCCCCGTCGGCTATGCCGAAAAGATGCCGTTCCTGGTGTTTCGCTTTTTCATGGGTATCATCGGCGTGCTGGTGTCGATGCTGGTCGCCTATGTCCTCGGGGCGTTGTTGTTCGGCCCACTTGAAGATACCGCGATCCAGTTCACTGCGACGTTGATCAACATCGGCTATTTTGTCTGTCGCGTGGCGGCAGGGCTGTGGCGGATGATCCTGTCGCCGTTCCTGACGCAATACCGCATTCCGGTGTTCAGCGACCGCGATGCCAAACGCCTGCATCGCTGGCTGTGGATGATGGCCAGCCTAGACACTTGCGCGATCCTGTTCGGGATATGGATCGGAGAGCTGGGACTGAACTACGACGTCTACGCGTTCATTGCGTCGCTGATGTCAGCGGCAATTGTGGTCGCCAATATCCTGATGATCTGGGTCAACCGGCGGGCCATTTCAAACGCGCTTCGGCAGGGCAAACCCGCTTCGGAATGTAGCGCGGTTGGGCGTTTCATGTCGCGGGTCTGGGCCCCGCTGGTGGTGGCCTATGCGCTTTTCGCCTGGGTCGAACTGACCTATGATCTGGTGCTTGAAAACCCTAGCTCTGTGCCGCTGATCGCGGGGGCTTACGGTATCTTGGTGTCGATCATCGTGGTCTATGGCGTGATCAACTATGCCATCGAGCGCGGCTTTGCGCGCGCACGGATGATGCGCCGCCTGAACGCGCTGCGCCGCGAGAAACAGGCCGGTATTTTGCCGGACGATGGCGATGCGATAGCCGCAGATATCGCGGGCGCGGATGGCACGAATGCGCTGGATACTGCCGCTGAACAGGCCGCATTGGCACCGCGTCAGAGCCTGACCAGTTTCGAGAGCTTGGCCCGGCGGGTGGCCGGTATCCTCGCTTTTGTCAGTGGGGCTTACGCGTTTTTCTTTATTTGGGACACCGAGGCCACGGTGATGGTCGAGAGCCACGCGGACAAGCTGCTGGACGTGATGGTGATCCTGTTTATCGGCTATGTCATCTATCACGCCTTCCGCATCTGGATTGATAGCAAGATAGAAGCCGAAACTGCCGATCAGCCGGAGGCAGAGTTGGGCGACGAAGGCAGCGGGGCGTCCTCGGCCAGCCGACTGGCAACGCTGCTGCCGCTGTTTCGCAACTTTGTGCTGATCGTCCTGATCGTGACCATCGCCCTGATCGTGTTGATGGAATTCGGGATCAACGTCGGCCCCTTGTTTGCCGGCGCAGGGATCGTCGGCGTTGCTGTCGGCTTTGGCAGTCAGGCGCTGGTGCGCGATATCTTTGCCGGTGCATTCTTCCTGTTCGATGACGCCTTTCGCAAAGGCGAATACCTCGACGTGGGCGGGGTGAAGGGCACCGTAGAGAAAATCTCTGTCCGGTCATTCCAGCTGCGCCACCATCTGGGCGCACTACACACCATCCCATTTGGCGAGCTGCAGGTGATGACGAACTATAGCCGCGACTGGGTGATTATGAAGCTGCCCTTGCGTGTGACCTATGACACGGATGTCGAACGGGTTCGCAAGCTGATCAAAAAGCTCGGCATCGAACTGCTGGATGATCCGGTGATCGGCGATAACTTTATCCAGCCGCTCAAATCGCAGGGCGTCATCGAAATGCAGGACTCTGCGATGATTATCCGGGTCAAGTTTATGACCAAACCGGGGGATCAATGGTTGGTGCGCAAGAAGGTCTACGAGGAAATTCGCGCCCTGTTCGAACGCGAAGGCATCCGTTTTGCGCACCGCGAAGTCACGGTGCGTCTGGCGGATGGAAAGGTGCACGACCTTAGCGATGAGGAACGCAATGCGGTGACCGCCGCGGCACAGGCATCGATGGAAGAAGAGGCAGACGCAGGCCCCGCGCAGAGCGAGGACGACCGTTAA
- a CDS encoding glycosyltransferase family protein — MRQTVSKNTRNGKPARRVLFYSHDTFGLGHLRRSRALAAALMDGDEDASAIILTGSPVAGRFTFPKGVDHIRLPGVTKLVDGSYVAQSLHLDIDQVTSLRANLIRTALEEYTPDLLIVDKEPTGFRGELLPSLDWLRENGTTKVVLGLRDVLDEPDVLAAEWERKGAVEAAEKYYDEIWVYGMRDVYDPTKGLPLSQAAHDRMHWTGYLRREAPDETPPAEEPYVLITPGGGGDGAAMVSLVLDAYEQDPDLTPNAKLIYGPFLSGDVREAFDARVAKLGGRVTALGFDSRIEQLYVGAEGVVCMGGYNTFCEVLSFDKRAVIVPRTVPRLEQWIRASRAEELGLVRMLDETRDGMTPQAMIAAIRNLPHQNKPSEAGANGLLDGLDVVVERGRALMDGAA, encoded by the coding sequence ATGCGCCAGACGGTCTCGAAGAATACCCGCAACGGCAAACCTGCGCGGCGGGTCCTATTTTACAGTCATGACACTTTTGGGTTGGGGCACTTGCGCCGCTCGCGGGCACTGGCCGCTGCTTTGATGGATGGGGACGAAGACGCCTCGGCCATCATCCTGACCGGATCCCCTGTAGCAGGCCGGTTCACCTTCCCAAAAGGGGTCGACCACATCCGTCTGCCCGGCGTGACCAAGTTAGTTGACGGCAGCTATGTGGCGCAGTCGCTGCATCTTGATATCGACCAGGTAACCTCTTTGCGGGCCAACCTGATACGCACGGCCCTCGAGGAATATACCCCCGACCTGCTGATCGTCGACAAAGAGCCCACTGGCTTCCGCGGAGAGCTGCTGCCCAGCCTTGACTGGTTGCGCGAGAACGGCACGACCAAAGTCGTGCTTGGCCTGCGCGACGTATTGGACGAGCCGGATGTACTGGCCGCCGAATGGGAACGTAAAGGTGCCGTCGAAGCGGCAGAGAAATACTATGACGAAATCTGGGTCTATGGCATGCGAGACGTCTATGACCCGACCAAGGGTTTGCCCCTGTCACAGGCGGCGCACGACCGGATGCACTGGACAGGATATCTACGCCGCGAAGCCCCCGATGAAACACCCCCGGCCGAAGAGCCCTATGTGCTGATCACGCCGGGTGGCGGTGGTGACGGGGCGGCGATGGTGTCGCTTGTGCTGGACGCCTACGAGCAAGACCCCGACCTGACCCCCAATGCCAAGCTGATCTATGGGCCTTTCCTTTCGGGCGACGTGCGCGAAGCCTTTGATGCGCGGGTGGCCAAGCTGGGTGGACGCGTAACCGCGCTTGGCTTTGATAGCCGGATTGAGCAGTTGTATGTCGGTGCCGAGGGCGTGGTTTGCATGGGCGGCTATAACACCTTTTGCGAAGTGCTTTCCTTTGACAAACGCGCCGTGATCGTGCCCCGCACCGTGCCGCGCCTGGAACAATGGATCCGTGCCAGCCGTGCCGAAGAATTGGGGTTGGTCCGCATGCTTGACGAAACCCGCGACGGCATGACGCCACAAGCGATGATCGCCGCGATCCGCAACCTGCCCCATCAGAACAAACCATCCGAGGCGGGTGCGAACGGGCTGCTGGACGGGTTGGACGTGGTTGTCGAACGGGGCCGCGCCCTGATGGATGGTGCCGCATGA
- a CDS encoding glycosyltransferase family 4 protein: MNNTPAPLAIVVKGWPRLSETFIAQELVALEEAGLRFDIWSLRHPTDVKTHPLHDRLKARVRYLPEYLRDDPERVAAAQEAAQSMPGYAAAWDVFQQDLARDDTPNRRRRFGQACVMAHELPADTRGIYAHFLHTPSSVARYAAILRGLPWSFSAHAKDIWTSPEWELREKLDPASHGAAFGATCTDFNAQHLRSLSGDPDRIDLVYHGLDLARFPEPPTRVPRGKSDPFQMMSVGRMVEKKGFDNLIDALALLPDSFDWHWTHIGGGDLSDTMKARAESHGINDRITWRGACDQPEVIDAMRAADLFVLPSRIAKDGDRDGLPNVLMEAASQKLPMLSTPVSAIPEFITSGSTGILSDDAPAALADAMRRFADDPALGPRLADAAHDRLHAEFTMAPGIRQLHKRLTAMLEQGG; this comes from the coding sequence ATGAACAATACCCCTGCCCCCCTCGCCATTGTCGTCAAAGGCTGGCCGCGCCTGTCAGAGACGTTCATCGCGCAAGAGCTCGTCGCGCTGGAAGAAGCGGGATTGCGGTTTGACATATGGTCTTTGCGCCACCCGACCGATGTGAAGACCCACCCCTTGCACGACCGGCTGAAGGCGCGTGTGCGTTACTTGCCCGAATACCTGCGCGACGATCCCGAACGCGTGGCCGCAGCGCAGGAAGCCGCGCAATCCATGCCCGGCTACGCTGCCGCGTGGGATGTCTTCCAGCAGGATCTGGCACGCGATGACACGCCCAACCGGCGTCGCCGCTTTGGTCAGGCCTGTGTCATGGCCCACGAGCTGCCCGCCGACACGCGGGGCATCTATGCCCATTTCTTGCATACGCCCTCGTCTGTTGCGCGATACGCGGCGATCCTGCGCGGCCTCCCATGGAGCTTTTCTGCACACGCCAAGGACATCTGGACCTCGCCCGAGTGGGAGCTGCGCGAAAAGCTTGACCCCGCCAGTCACGGAGCCGCCTTCGGGGCCACCTGCACAGATTTCAACGCGCAACATCTGCGCAGTCTCTCTGGCGATCCCGACCGGATTGATCTGGTCTATCACGGGCTTGATCTGGCACGTTTCCCCGAACCGCCAACGCGAGTCCCGCGCGGCAAAAGCGACCCGTTCCAGATGATGTCGGTCGGGCGCATGGTAGAAAAGAAGGGCTTTGATAATCTGATCGACGCGCTGGCGCTGCTGCCAGACAGCTTTGACTGGCACTGGACCCACATCGGCGGCGGTGACCTGTCGGACACGATGAAGGCGCGGGCAGAGTCGCATGGAATCAACGACCGTATTACGTGGCGCGGGGCCTGCGACCAGCCAGAGGTGATCGACGCCATGCGGGCCGCCGACCTGTTCGTGCTGCCATCGCGTATTGCCAAAGACGGCGACCGCGACGGCCTGCCCAATGTGTTGATGGAGGCCGCGAGCCAGAAGCTCCCTATGCTCAGCACGCCAGTGTCAGCCATCCCCGAATTTATCACCAGCGGCAGTACCGGCATACTCAGCGATGACGCCCCCGCCGCCTTGGCCGATGCGATGCGGCGTTTCGCCGATGACCCTGCGCTTGGCCCGCGACTGGCCGACGCAGCCCACGACCGGCTGCACGCCGAATTCACCATGGCCCCCGGCATCCGTCAGCTGCACAAAAGGCTGACCGCAATGCTGGAACAGGGCGGCTGA
- a CDS encoding glycosyltransferase family 4 protein, producing MQLAFYAPLKSPDHPVPSGDRAMARGLIAALKRGGAAVAMSSTLRSRDGAGDSAVQRDLIDAAQTEITNAIARGHAEGWQAWITYHNYYKAPDLVGPAVTRALGIPYLLVESSRARKRLTGPWAGFAQAAEAASDAADVIFYLTHRDAETLRRDQTPDQRLIHLRPFLAKEALPPPSTLDGAMLAVGMLRGGDKRASYQIIADTLALLARDTWRLDIAGDGPARAEIATLMAPFGNAVRFLGQLDAPAMAQAYQQAALLFWPGVNEAFGLAYLEAQAAGLPVVAQDRPGVRDVLAPAAYPTPQDGEAPLASQITALLTDDAMRQQRSTAARAFVAGQHLLPSATATLLAGLAECGVHP from the coding sequence ATGCAGCTCGCGTTCTACGCTCCGTTGAAATCGCCGGATCATCCGGTCCCGTCGGGGGATCGGGCGATGGCGCGGGGTTTGATCGCAGCGCTGAAACGCGGCGGCGCGGCCGTAGCGATGTCCAGCACCCTGCGCAGCCGCGACGGCGCAGGCGACAGCGCGGTTCAACGCGACCTCATTGACGCCGCACAGACCGAAATCACAAACGCAATCGCCCGCGGCCACGCCGAAGGCTGGCAGGCGTGGATCACCTATCACAATTACTACAAGGCCCCCGACCTCGTTGGCCCCGCTGTCACACGGGCCTTGGGCATTCCCTATTTGCTTGTCGAATCCAGTCGCGCGCGCAAACGTTTGACCGGTCCTTGGGCCGGTTTTGCCCAAGCCGCAGAGGCCGCCAGTGACGCGGCGGATGTGATTTTTTATCTGACCCACCGCGATGCCGAGACGCTGCGCCGCGACCAGACGCCCGACCAACGCCTTATCCATCTGCGCCCGTTTCTGGCGAAAGAAGCCTTGCCACCGCCCTCGACGCTGGACGGCGCCATGCTGGCCGTCGGCATGCTGCGCGGGGGGGACAAGCGCGCCTCTTACCAAATCATCGCCGACACGCTGGCGCTGCTTGCCCGTGACACCTGGCGTTTGGACATCGCAGGCGACGGCCCCGCCCGTGCAGAGATCGCGACATTGATGGCCCCCTTTGGCAACGCGGTCCGGTTTCTGGGCCAGCTCGATGCGCCGGCGATGGCACAGGCCTATCAACAGGCCGCGCTCTTGTTCTGGCCCGGTGTGAACGAGGCCTTTGGCTTGGCCTATCTGGAGGCGCAGGCCGCGGGTCTGCCCGTCGTGGCCCAAGACCGTCCCGGCGTGCGCGATGTTCTGGCCCCTGCCGCCTATCCCACGCCTCAGGACGGGGAAGCGCCGCTGGCATCCCAGATCACAGCGCTGCTGACGGATGACGCGATGCGCCAGCAACGCAGCACTGCCGCACGCGCCTTTGTCGCCGGCCAGCATTTGTTACCCTCGGCGACGGCGACCTTGCTGGCGGGGCTGGCCGAATGCGGGGTGCACCCGTGA
- a CDS encoding histidine phosphatase family protein: MIRLALLRHGHTAWNRAGRIQGRTDIPLDDEARVQLAAQQLPAPWDRADLVSSPLTRAVETAQLVAARTPETSFALMEMNWGQWEGLHGTDLKADPAGGFRDIEDWGWHYTPPDGESPDSLRKRLIPWAGSLTRDTVAVCHIGVMRVLLAHAIGWDFDGPAPFQIKRNRLYLLEISPSGWSALPAPIRLEPRL; encoded by the coding sequence GTGATCCGCCTTGCTCTCTTGCGCCACGGCCATACGGCGTGGAACCGCGCTGGCCGGATTCAGGGGCGCACGGATATCCCGCTGGACGACGAGGCGCGTGTGCAACTGGCCGCGCAACAGCTACCCGCGCCTTGGGACCGCGCTGATCTGGTATCAAGCCCCTTGACCCGCGCGGTTGAAACCGCCCAGCTTGTCGCAGCGCGCACGCCAGAGACCTCCTTTGCCCTAATGGAAATGAACTGGGGCCAATGGGAAGGGCTGCACGGCACCGACCTGAAGGCGGACCCGGCCGGTGGATTTCGCGACATCGAGGATTGGGGCTGGCACTATACCCCGCCGGACGGCGAAAGCCCCGATAGCCTGCGCAAACGACTGATCCCTTGGGCGGGCAGCCTGACCCGCGATACCGTTGCCGTCTGCCATATCGGCGTCATGCGCGTACTGCTGGCCCATGCGATCGGCTGGGACTTTGACGGCCCCGCCCCCTTTCAGATCAAACGCAACCGCTTATATCTCCTAGAGATTTCACCGAGCGGCTGGTCCGCCCTGCCCGCCCCGATCCGACTGGAGCCGCGCTTATGA
- a CDS encoding glycosyltransferase family protein, which translates to MKVSIVVTHLLGTGHLARALTLGRAYTAAGHDVQVVSGGMPAPQLDRDGVDMVQLPPLRSDGVDFARLLDDRGDVASDAVMTARREMLVTHIKSSQPDLLITELFPFGRRTLKAEFVALLDAAQALRVRPLICASVRDILAPPSKSAKAQLADELIAQYYDAVMVHADGDVTPLSLSWPVSPALQAKLRYTGFVAPPAASPHPDQLGHNEIIVSAGGGDVGTHVFDTCLAAATRDPDRVWRLLLGGQDAARRSAELMQNAPPNVMIEPARPEFRQMLYHAAASVSLCGYNTALDVLQSGVRAVFVPFDAGNEVEQGLRADALAALPGIEVLRSAALTPDALLSTLRMVMDDAPRPAQTDGFDGAAMTVTLTEHIRKSAP; encoded by the coding sequence ATGAAGGTTAGCATCGTCGTCACCCATCTGCTGGGCACCGGTCATCTGGCCCGCGCCCTGACCCTTGGCCGTGCCTATACGGCCGCGGGACACGATGTGCAGGTCGTCTCGGGTGGGATGCCTGCGCCACAGTTAGACAGGGATGGCGTTGATATGGTCCAATTGCCGCCCCTGCGGTCCGACGGGGTGGATTTCGCGCGTTTGTTGGATGATCGCGGGGACGTCGCCTCGGATGCGGTCATGACGGCACGACGCGAGATGCTGGTGACACATATCAAGTCTTCGCAGCCTGATCTTCTGATAACAGAGCTGTTCCCCTTTGGCCGCCGCACGCTCAAGGCAGAATTCGTCGCCCTTCTTGACGCTGCACAGGCGCTGCGCGTGCGGCCCCTGATCTGCGCTTCGGTTCGGGATATCCTCGCCCCGCCGTCAAAATCCGCCAAGGCGCAGCTGGCAGATGAGCTGATCGCGCAATACTATGACGCGGTGATGGTGCACGCAGACGGCGACGTCACACCGCTGTCGCTCAGCTGGCCGGTGTCACCCGCGTTGCAGGCCAAGCTGCGCTATACCGGCTTCGTTGCACCGCCCGCCGCCAGCCCCCATCCCGACCAGCTGGGTCACAATGAAATTATCGTCAGCGCTGGTGGCGGCGACGTGGGGACGCATGTCTTTGACACCTGCCTTGCTGCTGCTACGCGCGATCCGGATAGAGTGTGGCGCTTGCTGCTTGGCGGTCAGGACGCTGCGCGGCGCAGCGCCGAACTGATGCAGAATGCCCCCCCGAATGTCATGATCGAACCCGCCCGCCCCGAGTTCCGGCAGATGCTGTATCACGCCGCCGCTTCGGTGTCGCTGTGCGGGTACAACACTGCACTGGACGTGCTGCAAAGCGGGGTGCGCGCCGTGTTTGTGCCCTTTGATGCGGGCAATGAAGTTGAACAAGGGCTTCGGGCCGATGCCCTCGCCGCGCTGCCGGGGATCGAGGTGCTGCGAAGTGCGGCCCTTACGCCGGATGCGTTGCTGTCAACCTTACGCATGGTAATGGATGATGCGCCTCGCCCTGCACAGACCGACGGGTTTGACGGGGCGGCGATGACCGTCACCTTGACCGAACACATAAGAAAGTCAGCGCCATGA